One segment of Streptomyces sp. NBC_01463 DNA contains the following:
- a CDS encoding nucleoside deaminase, with protein sequence MSAAGRDAAWLATALDEARTSLAGGGIPIGAALYGADGVLLGRGHNRRVQDGDPSVHAETAAFRAAGRQRSYRGTTMVTTLSPCWYCSGLVRQFGISRVVIGEAETFHGGHDWLARHGVEIVLLDDEACTELMRGFVREHPALWNEDIGEDIGEG encoded by the coding sequence ATGAGCGCGGCCGGCCGGGACGCCGCATGGCTGGCCACCGCCCTCGACGAGGCCCGGACCTCGCTCGCCGGGGGCGGCATCCCGATCGGCGCCGCGCTCTACGGTGCGGACGGCGTGCTGCTCGGGCGCGGCCACAACCGCCGGGTGCAGGACGGCGATCCGTCCGTGCACGCGGAGACGGCCGCGTTCCGGGCGGCCGGGCGGCAGCGCTCGTACCGCGGCACGACGATGGTGACGACCCTGTCCCCGTGCTGGTACTGCTCCGGTCTGGTGCGGCAGTTCGGGATCTCGCGGGTGGTGATCGGCGAGGCCGAGACCTTCCACGGCGGGCACGACTGGCTGGCCCGGCACGGCGTGGAGATCGTGCTGCTCGACGACGAGGCCTGTACGGAGCTCATGCGCGGTTTCGTACGGGAGCACCCCGCACTGTGGAACGAGGACATCGGCGAGGACATCGGCGAGGGCTGA